The sequence ACGAGCGGTCTGCGCGTCCCGGCCTCCCGCAGATGGTCGGCGAGCTCCGCGATCGCGGCGGCGGGCGCGAGCTCCACGACGCCGCCGCGATCGGTCTCGGAGGGGCGGCCGTCCAGCCGCACGACGGGCATGCCCACGTCCCCGGAGATCTCGCCGCCGAGCACGCCGTAGCCGACGAGTGAGTCGACCCGGCGGGCGAGCTCGGCGGCGGCGACCTCGGGATCGGGGGTGTTGCCCACCTCGACCAGCACCATGTTCCATCCCGCCGGCGCACAGGCCCGGGCCATCGCGGCCCCGAGCTCGGCGTAGTAGGAGTTGGACAGGTCCAGGACGACCAGGCCGAGGGTGACCGGCCCCTGTTCGACCAGCCCCCTGCCGAAGCGGGAGGGGCGGTAGCTGAGCTCCCGGGCGGCGCGCAGCACGCGCTCCCGGGTGGCGGCGCTGATGCCGGGCTGATCGTTCATCGCGCGCGAGACGGTCTGGCGGGACACGCCCGCCCGTTCCGCGACGTCGATGATCGTCGCCCGGCGCGCCGCGGGGCTCATCGCGTCGGAGACTTCAGATCGAGCCAGGCCATCTCCTGCGCGGAGAGCTCGACCCCGAGGCCCAGCGTGGACGAGCGCATCTCGCCGATCGTGCGCGGGCCGAACAGCGCGAAGGTGGGGAACTTCTGGTGCAGCACGAAGGCGAGCGCGATCGCGGTGGCGGGCACGCCGCGCTCCCGGCCGAGCTCCTCGGCACGGGCGAGGCGCTCGAAGTTCTCATCGCTGTAGTAGCAGCGCGCGAGCTCGGCGTCGGAGCGGTCCTCGGGGTGGGCCCGACCCGTGAAGAAGCCGCGTGCCTGGGAGGACCAGGGCAGCAGCGCGATCCCGCGCTCCTCGAGCCATGCCTTCGACTGCGGGTCGGTGGCGTGGACGCAGCCGGCCCACGGCACGTCCAGCGCCTCGGCGAGGCCGAAGTGGTTGGACAGGATGGTGAATCCGGTGCGCCCGTTCGCCTTCGCGTAGGCGTTGGCCTCGTCGACCCGCTCGGGAGTCCAGTTCGAGCCGCCGTAGGCGCGGATGCGGCCGGCGCGCAGGTGCTCGTCCATCACGTCGACGAACTCGCCCACGGGGACGTCCGGGTTGTCGCGGTGCATCATGTAGAGATCCGCGTAGTCGGTGCCCTGGCGCTCGAGGGACTCCTCGAGCTGGCGGGTGAGGGACTCGGGATCGCAGTACGGGGTGTGGGCGCCCTTGGTGATGACGACGATGTCCTCGCGCACGCCGCGATTGCGCACCCACTGTCCGAAGAGCTTCTCGATGTAGCCGCCGCCGTAGATGTAGGCGGTGTCGAAGGTGGTGCCGCCGATCTCGTAGAAGGCGTCGAACATCGCCGAGGCATGGCCGAGGGTCATCTGGTTGTCGCAGCCCATCACCAGGCGCGAGACCTGCTTGTCGACCCCGGGGATGCTGCCATAGGTCATGGCGGGGCCCACCTGCACGCTGCCGGCGGCGAGGGGACGGCCGGTGAGGGTGGGGATGTCCGCGTCATCCGCCTCGAAGGGGTAGCGCAGGCCGATCTGCTCGCGCCACGCGTCCAGCGCGCGCGCCTGCCCGAGGGAGTTGGCGCCGGTCAGCTCCGGCACCTCCGCGCCCTCGCGGGCGGCATGGGCGAGGGCGTCCGCCTCGAGGGCGTAGGCGGCGGCCGCGGGGATCTCGATCCGCTGCGGCTC comes from Brachybacterium faecium DSM 4810 and encodes:
- a CDS encoding transcriptional regulator (PFAM: Periplasmic binding proteins and sugar binding domain of the LacI family; Bacterial regulatory proteins, lacI family), translating into MSPAARRATIIDVAERAGVSRQTVSRAMNDQPGISAATRERVLRAARELSYRPSRFGRGLVEQGPVTLGLVVLDLSNSYYAELGAAMARACAPAGWNMVLVEVGNTPDPEVAAAELARRVDSLVGYGVLGGEISGDVGMPVVRLDGRPSETDRGGVVELAPAAAIAELADHLREAGTRRPLVLDLVGGPLADRPLALAAALRSLHEDGEVPIWEVEARTGHRAVLEEALASGADALLAFNDELAVRLLRTLREMGVDVPGDVRLVGADGLEIGSLVSPELTTLSIDIDEVARQTVSLVAAMLEGGAPLTGDGAHRVVPYRLEVRASA
- a CDS encoding predicted oxidoreductase, aryl-alcohol dehydrogenase like protein (PFAM: Oxidoreductase family, NAD-binding Rossmann fold; Oxidoreductase family, C-terminal alpha/beta domain; Aldo/keto reductase family) gives rise to the protein MSTPSSPFRWAVLGPGSIARRFASQISSSQEGVLVAVGSSSAERAQAFADEFALDGPALVGDYEQVLASEQVDAVYIATVHTGHARLAAAALEAGKHVLCEKPLTPNAATTMALTDLAARSEAVLLEAYMYRFHPQTARVLELVAEGAIGEVTHVDASFAFDTGGRSGRLFDLATAGGGILDVGCYPMSFARFVAGAAQGSAFVDPSSITGSGTLGETGVDEWATAEVAFPGGMTASLRTGVRLADPQSATITGSRGVIRLSDPWGLGEAQVIELDVVGEEPQRIEIPAAAAYALEADALAHAAREGAEVPELTGANSLGQARALDAWREQIGLRYPFEADDADIPTLTGRPLAAGSVQVGPAMTYGSIPGVDKQVSRLVMGCDNQMTLGHASAMFDAFYEIGGTTFDTAYIYGGGYIEKLFGQWVRNRGVREDIVVITKGAHTPYCDPESLTRQLEESLERQGTDYADLYMMHRDNPDVPVGEFVDVMDEHLRAGRIRAYGGSNWTPERVDEANAYAKANGRTGFTILSNHFGLAEALDVPWAGCVHATDPQSKAWLEERGIALLPWSSQARGFFTGRAHPEDRSDAELARCYYSDENFERLARAEELGRERGVPATAIALAFVLHQKFPTFALFGPRTIGEMRSSTLGLGVELSAQEMAWLDLKSPTR